One region of Permianibacter fluminis genomic DNA includes:
- the wrbA gene encoding NAD(P)H:quinone oxidoreductase: MKLLVLYYSVHGHTGELARHIARGIEEVDGAEAWLRTVPRLTPATAAAEAAVPDSGAPYATLDDLRQCDGLALGSPTRFGNMAAPLKGFLDSTSELWLSGVLAGKPACVFTSTGTLHGGQESTLLSMMLPLLHHGMLMLGLPYTEAALSRTRTGGTPYGVSHWAGLDNQQPISDDEKQLCRALGARLARIAQQLKNAR; the protein is encoded by the coding sequence ATGAAACTGCTGGTGCTGTATTACTCGGTGCATGGCCATACCGGCGAACTCGCCCGGCACATTGCCCGTGGCATTGAGGAAGTCGATGGCGCCGAAGCCTGGCTGCGCACCGTGCCGCGGTTGACACCGGCAACCGCAGCCGCCGAAGCCGCGGTGCCCGACAGCGGTGCGCCCTACGCCACGCTCGACGATCTGCGGCAATGCGACGGCCTCGCGCTCGGCAGCCCGACCCGGTTCGGCAACATGGCCGCGCCGCTAAAGGGCTTTCTCGACAGCACCAGCGAACTCTGGCTGTCCGGCGTGCTCGCCGGCAAACCCGCCTGCGTATTCACCTCCACCGGCACGCTGCACGGCGGTCAGGAAAGCACGCTGCTGTCGATGATGTTGCCGCTGCTGCATCACGGCATGCTGATGCTCGGCCTGCCGTACACCGAAGCAGCCCTGTCGCGCACACGCACTGGCGGTACGCCTTACGGGGTTTCGCACTGGGCCGGGCTCGACAACCAGCAACCGATCAGTGACGACGAAAAACAATTGTGCCGGGCCCTTGGCGCACGCCTGGCCCGGATTGCACAACAACTGAAGAACGCACGATGA
- the arsC gene encoding arsenate reductase (glutaredoxin) (This arsenate reductase requires both glutathione and glutaredoxin to convert arsenate to arsenite, after which the efflux transporter formed by ArsA and ArsB can extrude the arsenite from the cell, providing resistance.), producing MVWTIYHNPRCSKSRESLALLQANGIEPTVRLYLENPPDAATLRQLLSQLQLPARALLRDGEPEYDALDLANPQLSDDHILATLARHPRLLQRPIISNGQRAVLGRPPENLLQLL from the coding sequence ATGGTCTGGACGATTTATCACAATCCCCGGTGCAGCAAATCGCGCGAAAGCCTGGCCCTGTTGCAGGCCAATGGCATCGAGCCGACCGTGCGGCTGTATCTGGAAAATCCACCGGATGCCGCGACCTTGCGACAACTGCTGAGCCAGCTGCAGCTGCCCGCCCGTGCCCTGCTGCGCGATGGCGAACCAGAATACGACGCGCTGGATCTGGCCAATCCGCAGCTCAGTGACGACCACATTCTCGCGACGCTTGCCCGGCATCCACGGCTGCTGCAACGCCCGATCATCAGCAATGGCCAACGCGCCGTGCTCGGTCGGCCGCCAGAAAATCTGCTGCAATTGCTGTGA
- a CDS encoding methyl-accepting chemotaxis protein, whose translation MASLRRKINYGATALVAVVLVVFGVIDFLSTRARLQAELDSQSQQISARLSTSLPKPLWDFAVDTARKFVVAELANPDLRAVMVHDGNKQLLLGLQAADGEAASDIKDAPAGEFLTQSIPLELEENGQKNAVGIATLYIDDSRIQRELRSGVINTVIRVIVMLVVLQIGISYLIGSLVTKPLNAILTRVKDIDEGEGDLTRRVEFDSNDELGELARTMNHFVGSIRSTIADVIAATHQLNDSAALAGQALTDLRQPLDRQEQELTSLVAALNQMTATSQHVAQSAAQASHKVAETQNEANAGLHRVGEANASTQRLAEEVGRAGDVISELQKHSQSIGAILDVIRNIAEQTNLLALNAAIEAARAGDQGRGFAVVADEVRVLAKRTQESTGEIQHMIEQLQQRASSAVQAMQQGRERADTSVQTANAAGQSFNAINESISHIADMNTQIATATEQQTATMQEIDRNVVGIHSAYEHTLAASEITAQSEQQLRAVVARLTSLVSRFKT comes from the coding sequence ATGGCATCTCTCCGTCGCAAAATCAATTACGGTGCCACCGCCTTGGTTGCGGTCGTGCTGGTCGTATTTGGCGTCATCGACTTCCTGAGCACGCGCGCCCGGCTGCAAGCCGAGCTCGACAGCCAAAGCCAGCAGATCAGTGCCCGCCTCTCCACCAGCTTGCCGAAACCGCTATGGGATTTTGCGGTCGACACGGCGCGCAAATTCGTCGTGGCCGAACTGGCCAATCCTGATCTGCGCGCGGTCATGGTCCACGACGGCAACAAACAACTCCTGCTCGGCTTGCAAGCGGCCGACGGCGAAGCCGCAAGCGACATCAAGGACGCGCCAGCCGGCGAATTCCTGACCCAAAGCATTCCGCTGGAACTGGAAGAAAACGGCCAGAAGAATGCGGTCGGCATCGCCACCCTGTATATCGACGATTCGCGCATCCAGCGCGAACTGCGCAGCGGCGTCATCAATACTGTCATTCGCGTCATTGTCATGTTGGTGGTGCTGCAGATCGGCATCAGCTATTTGATTGGCAGCCTGGTCACCAAACCACTCAATGCCATCCTGACCCGGGTCAAGGACATCGATGAAGGTGAAGGCGATCTGACCCGACGCGTTGAATTCGACTCCAATGATGAGCTCGGTGAGCTGGCGCGCACCATGAACCATTTTGTCGGCAGCATCCGCAGCACCATTGCCGACGTCATCGCCGCGACCCATCAGTTGAACGATTCCGCGGCGCTGGCCGGTCAGGCCCTGACCGATCTGCGCCAACCACTGGATCGACAAGAGCAGGAACTGACCAGCCTGGTCGCCGCGCTCAATCAAATGACTGCAACCAGCCAGCACGTCGCACAGAGCGCCGCGCAGGCCTCGCACAAAGTCGCGGAAACCCAGAACGAAGCCAATGCCGGTTTGCACCGGGTCGGCGAAGCCAATGCATCGACCCAGCGATTAGCCGAAGAAGTCGGCCGCGCCGGTGATGTCATTTCCGAGCTGCAGAAACACAGCCAGAGCATCGGCGCCATTCTGGATGTCATCCGCAATATCGCCGAGCAAACCAACCTGCTGGCACTGAACGCGGCCATCGAAGCGGCGCGCGCCGGCGATCAAGGCCGCGGCTTTGCCGTGGTCGCCGATGAGGTCAGGGTGTTGGCCAAGCGCACCCAGGAATCTACTGGCGAAATCCAGCACATGATCGAACAACTGCAGCAACGCGCCAGCTCCGCCGTGCAAGCGATGCAACAGGGCCGCGAGCGCGCCGATACCAGCGTGCAAACCGCCAACGCAGCCGGTCAGTCATTCAACGCCATCAATGAGTCCATCAGCCACATCGCCGACATGAACACCCAAATCGCCACCGCCACCGAACAGCAGACGGCAACGATGCAGGAAATTGATCGCAACGTGGTCGGCATCCACAGCGCCTACGAGCACACGCTGGCCGCTTCGGAGATCACCGCGCAATCCGAGCAGCAACTGCGGGCCGTGGTAGCCCGGCTGACCAGCCTGGTCAGCCGGTTCAAAACCTGA
- the aroC gene encoding chorismate synthase → MAGDSFGTLFRISIFGESHGPGVGAILEGCPPGLPITAAEIQHELDRRRPGQSKISTQRKEPDTVEILSGLLNDTTTGTPIALLIRNTDQRSHDYDEMATIYRPGHADFTYQQKYGIRDVSGGGRSSARTTAATVAAGAIAKKLLALNWGVQIHAWVKSVGALQLQSAAEAVDVSQIELNDVRCPDQALAAQMHALIEQTRKDGDSLGGVVECIARGVPVGWGEPIFDRLEADLAKAMLAINASKGFEIGSGFGGTHLTGSQHNDPFISDAGVIKTQGNNHGGVLGGISTGMPVVFRVAFKPTATIAKLQQSVDINGDPVEFRGRGRHDPCVLPRAVPIVEAMTALVLADHALRQRALGVGTEV, encoded by the coding sequence ATGGCCGGTGACAGTTTCGGCACCCTGTTTCGCATTAGTATCTTTGGCGAGTCGCACGGACCCGGTGTCGGTGCGATTCTGGAAGGTTGTCCGCCCGGTTTGCCGATTACGGCGGCCGAGATTCAGCACGAGCTGGATCGGCGTCGGCCGGGACAGAGCAAGATTTCCACCCAGCGCAAGGAGCCGGATACGGTCGAGATTCTGTCCGGCCTATTGAACGACACCACCACCGGCACGCCGATTGCGCTGCTGATCCGCAACACCGATCAACGTTCGCATGATTACGATGAGATGGCCACGATCTATCGGCCCGGCCATGCCGATTTCACCTATCAGCAGAAATACGGTATTCGCGATGTCTCCGGCGGTGGTCGCAGTTCGGCCCGGACGACAGCGGCAACGGTGGCTGCTGGTGCGATTGCCAAGAAATTGTTGGCGCTGAACTGGGGCGTGCAGATCCATGCCTGGGTCAAATCGGTCGGCGCCTTGCAACTGCAATCGGCGGCGGAAGCAGTTGATGTCAGCCAGATTGAATTGAACGATGTCCGTTGCCCGGATCAGGCGCTGGCTGCGCAAATGCACGCGCTGATCGAGCAAACCCGCAAGGACGGTGATTCGCTCGGCGGCGTGGTCGAATGCATTGCCCGTGGCGTGCCGGTCGGTTGGGGCGAGCCGATTTTTGATCGGCTGGAGGCAGATCTGGCCAAGGCCATGTTGGCGATCAATGCCAGCAAAGGCTTCGAAATCGGCTCCGGTTTTGGCGGCACGCACCTGACCGGTTCACAGCACAATGATCCGTTTATCAGCGATGCTGGCGTGATCAAAACCCAAGGCAATAACCACGGTGGTGTGCTCGGCGGCATCTCGACCGGCATGCCGGTGGTGTTCCGGGTGGCGTTCAAGCCGACTGCAACGATTGCCAAGTTACAGCAATCGGTCGATATCAATGGCGATCCGGTCGAGTTTCGTGGCCGTGGTCGCCACGACCCTTGTGTGCTGCCGCGAGCGGTGCCGATTGTCGAAGCGATGACGGCGCTGGTGCTGGCCGATCACGCCTTGCGCCAGCGGGCGCTGGGAGTCGGTACCGAGGTTTGA
- a CDS encoding aminotransferase class I/II-fold pyridoxal phosphate-dependent enzyme, with product MLKLDFNERCEGTPYWATEVISTLDLSSLWRYPDRQPLEQKIASRFGIDAAQVLATNGGDEGIDLVLRLARRERRNMLLPLPAFSMYRVTAARNDVPVITVDGLPDRRIDINAITKPLQATGQLLALTSPNNPTGEVLAREKVRQLLLQARAFGNPVLMDEAYAEFSGESVLDLLAEFDNLIVLRSFSKAFGLAGLRVGCLIANEKLIARLRALAPPFNLSTPSLVLAQAACSSSAQAEMQSYCRAVSESRDALRAELLALGITVLPSGGNFLLLQLAPARAELVASFLARQGISVRRFTEAELIGCLRITIPVDASRLKQQLVTALQPDLLCLDMDGVLVDTRASYDACVQQTVVALGDREPSLTELQALRNSGGFNDDWALSQALLKQQNINTDYDRVVSVFQALYLGSKGTPGLCQRETAIASADTRAVFSRFTYAIVTGRPRPEAENGVTLCNLQPNKIVSRDDVSALKPNPEGILACKAALSRSGRVWMVGDSVDDIRAAIDAGAVAIGIGRGNADALRAAGADTVLDSINELESLL from the coding sequence ATGCTCAAACTCGATTTCAACGAACGCTGCGAAGGCACGCCGTACTGGGCGACAGAAGTCATCAGCACGCTCGATCTCAGCAGCCTCTGGCGCTACCCGGATCGGCAACCGCTGGAGCAGAAAATCGCCAGCCGTTTCGGCATTGATGCCGCGCAAGTGCTCGCCACCAATGGCGGTGACGAAGGCATCGATCTGGTGCTGCGGCTCGCCCGCCGGGAACGACGTAACATGCTGCTGCCGCTGCCGGCGTTTTCGATGTATCGCGTCACCGCCGCCCGCAACGATGTGCCGGTGATCACCGTCGATGGTTTGCCGGATCGGCGCATCGACATCAACGCCATCACCAAGCCACTGCAAGCCACCGGTCAGTTGCTGGCGCTGACCAGCCCGAACAACCCGACCGGTGAAGTGTTGGCGCGCGAGAAAGTGCGGCAACTGTTGCTGCAAGCGCGCGCATTCGGCAACCCGGTGCTGATGGACGAGGCCTACGCCGAATTCAGCGGCGAATCAGTGCTCGATTTGCTGGCCGAATTTGACAACTTGATCGTGCTGCGCAGCTTCTCGAAAGCCTTTGGCCTGGCTGGCCTGCGTGTGGGTTGTCTGATCGCCAACGAAAAGCTGATCGCTCGACTGCGCGCGCTGGCGCCGCCGTTCAACCTGTCGACGCCGTCACTGGTGCTGGCACAAGCGGCCTGCAGCAGCAGCGCGCAAGCGGAGATGCAAAGCTACTGCCGCGCGGTCAGTGAAAGCCGCGATGCCCTGCGCGCAGAATTGCTCGCACTCGGCATCACTGTGCTGCCGAGCGGCGGCAATTTCCTGTTGCTGCAACTGGCGCCGGCGCGTGCCGAATTGGTCGCCAGCTTCCTCGCCCGGCAAGGCATCAGCGTGCGGCGGTTTACCGAAGCCGAGCTCATCGGTTGCCTGCGCATCACCATTCCCGTTGATGCCAGCCGACTAAAACAACAATTGGTCACGGCCCTGCAACCGGATCTGCTCTGCCTCGACATGGATGGCGTGCTGGTCGATACCCGCGCCAGCTACGATGCCTGCGTGCAGCAAACGGTGGTCGCGCTCGGCGACCGTGAGCCGAGCCTCACCGAACTGCAGGCGCTGCGCAACAGCGGCGGCTTCAATGACGACTGGGCGCTGAGCCAAGCGCTGCTGAAGCAGCAAAACATCAACACCGACTATGATCGTGTGGTCAGCGTGTTTCAGGCCCTCTATCTCGGCAGCAAAGGCACGCCCGGGTTGTGCCAGCGTGAAACCGCAATCGCATCTGCCGACACCCGTGCCGTGTTCAGCCGCTTTACCTATGCCATCGTCACCGGGCGCCCGCGCCCTGAAGCAGAAAACGGCGTGACGCTTTGCAACTTGCAACCGAACAAAATCGTCTCGCGTGACGACGTCAGCGCCTTGAAGCCCAACCCTGAAGGCATTCTTGCTTGCAAAGCGGCGCTGAGCCGCAGCGGCCGGGTCTGGATGGTCGGCGACAGCGTC
- a CDS encoding YihY family inner membrane protein, which yields MAERMYWWLGFVRYVWRRYVHDRCQAVAANLTLTGLLALVPLLTVMVSTFKLLPGMKGTRRTMEDFLFDHFVPGAGDTVKTHVLEFVSRASQLKLAGAVILIFTALMLMGTIDRAVNAIWGSRPSRRFGRKWLLYWAILTLGPMLIALSIGLSSYFFSLPYIKEAAGAARSSLTFVVPLLLTTFGFVVLYAWVPNRYVKPRHAWIAAIFAAVLFELAKRGFGLFVTTMPTYKAVFGALAALPILVLWMYLSWSIMLLGAELCHALGVYRPSLGRIRHPFAVALLLLEQVLSGQRKGELCEQDEALLSVGSENAPEVLAELERQGFIGRVGADKLCFARDPDALNLYSLQQHLPWRLPSPQQAAQELGSGHPVIAQLEQLEQATQQVLVAPVRQILR from the coding sequence ATGGCCGAGCGCATGTATTGGTGGTTGGGTTTTGTCCGCTATGTCTGGCGTCGCTATGTTCATGACCGTTGCCAGGCAGTCGCGGCCAATCTGACCTTGACCGGCTTGCTGGCGCTGGTGCCGCTGCTGACCGTGATGGTCAGCACCTTCAAATTGCTGCCGGGCATGAAAGGCACCCGGCGCACGATGGAAGATTTCCTGTTTGATCATTTCGTGCCGGGTGCCGGCGATACGGTCAAAACCCATGTGCTGGAATTTGTCAGCCGGGCCAGTCAGCTGAAGCTCGCCGGTGCGGTGATCCTGATTTTCACCGCGCTGATGTTGATGGGCACCATCGACCGGGCGGTCAATGCAATTTGGGGCAGCCGACCGTCGCGCCGGTTTGGTCGCAAATGGCTGCTGTACTGGGCCATCCTGACGTTGGGGCCGATGCTCATTGCATTGAGCATCGGTCTCAGCTCGTATTTCTTTTCCTTGCCGTATATCAAAGAAGCCGCTGGCGCTGCGCGCTCGTCGCTGACCTTTGTTGTGCCACTGCTGCTGACCACGTTTGGTTTCGTCGTGCTCTATGCCTGGGTGCCGAATCGCTACGTCAAACCCCGTCATGCCTGGATTGCGGCGATTTTTGCCGCCGTTCTGTTTGAGCTCGCCAAGCGCGGTTTTGGTTTGTTCGTGACTACCATGCCCACCTACAAAGCCGTGTTCGGTGCGCTGGCTGCGCTGCCGATTCTGGTGCTGTGGATGTACCTGTCGTGGTCGATCATGTTGCTCGGTGCCGAGCTGTGTCATGCGCTCGGTGTGTACCGGCCGAGCCTGGGCCGCATCCGGCATCCGTTTGCCGTGGCGCTGCTGTTGCTGGAACAAGTACTGAGTGGCCAGCGCAAAGGCGAGCTCTGTGAACAGGATGAAGCGCTGTTATCGGTTGGCAGTGAAAATGCGCCGGAGGTGCTGGCCGAGTTGGAGCGGCAGGGCTTCATTGGTCGGGTCGGTGCCGACAAGCTGTGTTTCGCCCGCGACCCGGATGCGCTGAATCTGTACAGTCTGCAGCAACATCTGCCATGGCGTTTGCCGAGCCCGCAGCAGGCTGCGCAAGAGCTCGGCAGCGGTCACCCGGTGATCGCGCAGTTGGAACAATTGGAGCAGGCGACCCAGCAAGTGCTGGTGGCACCAGTGCGGCAGATTTTGCGTTAG
- the hisG gene encoding ATP phosphoribosyltransferase → MALRLVVPKGRIYDKVAELLAECGLKLTGAERSYRPSVSVAGVEVKLLKSQNIPPLLALNQHDIGFAGYDWVIEQGAEVTELLDLGFDPVKIVAAVPESTDVEALKKRRIIAVSEYEQLTRNFLNRQGFDYTFVRSYGATEVFPPEDADLIVDNSATGSTLIANRLKTIGTVLESSTRFLANPRALDDVSKRQQIENLLLLMKGVINGRGRVLLEMNVPADRLETIVKLLPAMRSPTVAQLYNESGFSVKAAIPTAQVAKLVPELIAAGASDILEMPIRKVV, encoded by the coding sequence ATGGCATTGCGTCTGGTAGTCCCGAAAGGCCGCATCTACGACAAAGTGGCCGAACTGCTCGCCGAATGTGGCCTGAAACTGACTGGCGCCGAACGCAGCTACCGGCCGTCTGTATCGGTCGCTGGCGTCGAGGTGAAGCTGCTGAAGAGCCAGAACATTCCACCACTGCTGGCGCTCAACCAGCACGACATCGGTTTCGCCGGTTACGACTGGGTGATCGAACAGGGCGCCGAAGTCACCGAACTGCTCGATCTCGGTTTTGACCCGGTCAAGATTGTGGCGGCGGTGCCGGAAAGTACCGACGTCGAGGCGCTGAAAAAGCGCCGCATCATCGCCGTATCCGAATACGAACAGCTGACCCGCAATTTCCTGAACCGCCAAGGCTTCGATTACACCTTCGTGCGCTCTTACGGCGCCACCGAAGTGTTCCCGCCGGAAGATGCCGACCTTATCGTCGACAACTCGGCAACCGGCTCGACTCTGATTGCGAACCGGCTGAAAACCATCGGCACCGTGCTCGAAAGCAGCACCCGTTTCCTCGCCAACCCACGCGCGCTCGACGATGTCAGCAAGCGCCAGCAAATCGAAAACCTGCTGCTGCTGATGAAAGGCGTTATCAACGGCCGCGGTCGCGTGCTGCTGGAAATGAACGTGCCGGCCGACCGACTGGAAACCATCGTCAAGCTGCTGCCCGCAATGCGCTCGCCCACCGTCGCCCAGCTCTACAACGAATCCGGCTTCTCGGTGAAAGCGGCGATCCCGACCGCGCAAGTCGCCAAATTGGTGCCGGAACTGATCGCCGCCGGCGCCAGCGACATTCTGGAAATGCCGATTCGGAAAGTGGTGTAA
- a CDS encoding DUF2069 domain-containing protein — protein sequence MTESAQPTTTTTTTAKTRSTAQRWHRLTVLCWLTLIALLLVWHQRIPTPQPMISLSLGLLPLLLPAPWLLRGQRGALLAMAVITLLYFCHAIVALTGATGETLWAVAELLVSVCLFVSSTLTARLLR from the coding sequence ATGACCGAATCCGCCCAGCCGACCACGACCACGACCACAACAGCCAAAACACGCAGCACCGCGCAGCGCTGGCATCGCCTGACGGTGCTCTGCTGGCTGACCCTGATCGCCTTGCTGCTGGTCTGGCACCAACGTATTCCGACCCCGCAACCGATGATCAGCTTGAGCTTGGGGTTGTTGCCACTGCTGCTGCCGGCACCGTGGTTGCTGCGCGGTCAGCGCGGCGCCTTGTTGGCAATGGCGGTTATCACCCTGCTGTATTTCTGCCACGCCATCGTGGCGTTGACCGGTGCCACCGGTGAAACGCTCTGGGCTGTGGCGGAACTGCTGGTCAGCGTCTGCCTGTTTGTCAGCAGCACCCTGACGGCACGACTGCTGCGTTAA
- the aroA gene encoding 3-phosphoshikimate 1-carboxyvinyltransferase gives MPDLPRKTGQIRMQVFEILPSGPIRGRVRVPGSKYQANRGLLLAALADGDSELSPVPANDDIRRVQDGIAALGAGVRADGDRVWVSGVGGKLRGGQINVNASGTFARFVSALAGLSQEPVTIDGSARMRERPMADLCAALRSLGVTVTSNQVTDALPLTIQGPLQGGVCELPGHVSSQFLSALLLVAPYAQRDVTIRLTTPLVSRPFVEMTLAMMAESGVEVESHGEADSQGEAFTVRAGQRYRARRFDLEADPCSASYFLAAAALTAGEITVEAFNIESVQGEARLPLLLDQMGCLIKRTPDGLKLSGPALGLRAIDADMGNMPDVVQTVAVLAAFANGVSRFHNIGHLAHKESNRIFDTALELKKMGVKVEATADALIVEGGKPHGALIETHEDHRMAMSFAIAGLSIPGVRIAHPEVVGKSFPQYWDMLRSLGVQVLAK, from the coding sequence ATGCCGGACCTTCCTCGAAAAACCGGGCAAATCCGGATGCAAGTGTTTGAAATCCTTCCTTCTGGCCCGATCCGCGGCCGGGTGCGCGTGCCCGGCTCCAAGTACCAGGCCAACCGTGGTCTGCTATTAGCTGCACTCGCCGATGGCGACAGCGAACTGTCGCCGGTGCCGGCCAATGACGATATCCGTCGGGTGCAGGACGGCATTGCGGCACTCGGCGCCGGTGTGCGCGCAGATGGTGATCGGGTCTGGGTCAGTGGTGTTGGCGGCAAGCTGCGTGGTGGTCAGATCAACGTCAATGCCAGCGGCACCTTTGCCCGGTTTGTCTCGGCGCTGGCCGGCTTGTCGCAAGAGCCGGTGACGATCGATGGCAGTGCCCGGATGCGCGAACGGCCAATGGCCGATCTGTGCGCGGCGCTGCGTTCGCTGGGCGTTACCGTGACCAGCAATCAGGTGACCGATGCGCTGCCGCTGACCATACAAGGCCCGCTGCAAGGCGGCGTCTGCGAATTGCCGGGCCATGTCAGCAGCCAGTTTCTAAGTGCTCTGTTGCTTGTGGCGCCGTATGCGCAGCGCGATGTCACCATCCGGCTGACCACGCCGCTGGTGTCGCGGCCGTTTGTCGAGATGACGCTGGCGATGATGGCGGAATCTGGCGTTGAAGTTGAATCGCATGGTGAGGCCGATTCACAGGGAGAAGCCTTCACCGTCCGCGCCGGCCAGCGTTATCGCGCCCGCCGTTTTGATCTGGAAGCCGACCCGTGCAGCGCCTCGTATTTTCTCGCCGCTGCAGCTTTGACCGCTGGCGAGATCACCGTCGAAGCGTTCAATATCGAATCGGTGCAGGGCGAAGCGCGCTTGCCCTTGCTGCTCGATCAGATGGGCTGCCTGATCAAGCGCACGCCGGATGGCCTGAAACTGTCCGGCCCGGCGCTGGGCTTGCGCGCCATCGATGCCGACATGGGCAATATGCCGGATGTGGTGCAGACAGTGGCCGTGCTGGCGGCATTTGCCAACGGCGTCTCCCGTTTCCACAATATCGGCCATCTGGCGCACAAGGAATCAAATCGGATTTTCGATACCGCGCTGGAATTGAAGAAAATGGGTGTCAAGGTGGAAGCGACCGCCGACGCGCTGATTGTTGAAGGTGGTAAGCCGCACGGCGCGCTGATCGAAACCCACGAAGATCACCGGATGGCGATGAGCTTTGCCATTGCAGGCCTCTCGATTCCGGGCGTGCGGATCGCCCATCCGGAAGTGGTCGGGAAGTCGTTTCCTCAGTACTGGGATATGTTGCGTTCACTTGGTGTGCAGGTTTTGGCTAAGTGA